Proteins found in one Mucilaginibacter inviolabilis genomic segment:
- a CDS encoding conjugal transfer protein TraI, whose protein sequence is MKKYMVILPLSAVTVFVSLPKGADAQAIIGSVLGETVGRVIRAIDLQVQRMQNQTIWLQNAQKALENQLSKLKLTEISDWSQKQKDLYDGYYKELWEVKSVIAYYERIKGITQEQAALVGQYNHAWNLLKQDKHFNAEELSYMQSVYSGILQESVKNLDEVLVVINSFKTQMSDAKRLELIDKAADRVDTNCSDLKQFNNQNYLLSIQRARDENEISTLKRYYGID, encoded by the coding sequence ATGAAAAAGTACATGGTCATATTGCCCTTGTCGGCTGTAACCGTATTCGTATCGCTGCCGAAAGGCGCGGATGCGCAGGCCATCATCGGATCGGTACTTGGCGAAACCGTAGGCAGGGTTATCCGTGCTATCGATCTACAGGTACAGCGAATGCAGAACCAAACGATCTGGCTGCAAAACGCACAAAAAGCGCTCGAAAATCAATTATCCAAACTGAAGCTAACGGAAATATCCGATTGGTCGCAAAAACAAAAAGATCTTTATGACGGCTATTACAAGGAGCTTTGGGAGGTTAAATCCGTCATCGCCTATTACGAGCGTATCAAGGGCATCACCCAAGAGCAGGCGGCTTTGGTCGGCCAGTATAATCATGCCTGGAACCTGCTCAAACAGGATAAGCATTTTAATGCCGAAGAACTCAGCTATATGCAATCCGTTTATTCCGGCATCTTACAGGAGAGCGTAAAAAACCTCGATGAAGTTTTGGTCGTCATCAACTCTTTTAAAACGCAGATGAGCGATGCTAAAAGGTTGGAACTGATTGACAAGGCGGCCGACCGTGTGGACACCAATTGCAGCGACCTCAAACAATTCAACAATCAAAACTACCTGTTGAGCATACAGCGGGCCAGGGACGAGAATGAAATCAGCACCTTAAAACGCTATTATGGAATCGACTAA
- the traK gene encoding conjugative transposon protein TraK — protein sequence MFQQFKNIDTAFKHIKLFSYLLIFACIAITCFAVYKSYQSSDNFKNHIYVLANGKALEAIASGRKDNVPVECRDHIKTFHEDFFNLDPDDKQIQATINKALYLADGSAKTAYDNLREAGYYNNLISGNISQQIAVDSIKLDVNQYPYAFTCYATEKLIRSTSTTTRSLITQGFLRNVGRSDNNPHGFLIERWETVENKDEQFKSTQP from the coding sequence ATGTTTCAACAATTTAAAAATATCGACACTGCTTTTAAGCATATCAAGCTGTTTAGTTACCTACTGATTTTCGCTTGCATCGCCATAACCTGCTTTGCGGTTTATAAAAGCTATCAAAGTTCGGACAATTTTAAAAACCACATTTACGTACTGGCTAACGGCAAGGCTTTAGAGGCCATTGCATCAGGTCGCAAGGATAACGTTCCCGTGGAATGCCGCGATCACATCAAGACGTTTCACGAGGACTTTTTTAACCTCGACCCTGATGACAAACAGATACAAGCTACCATCAATAAAGCTTTGTATTTAGCGGATGGCAGCGCAAAGACCGCCTATGACAATTTACGCGAAGCGGGTTATTATAACAACCTGATCTCCGGTAATATCAGTCAGCAGATCGCGGTTGACAGCATTAAGCTGGATGTGAACCAATATCCTTACGCTTTTACGTGCTACGCTACGGAAAAACTGATCAGAAGCACATCGACTACCACCCGCAGCCTGATCACACAAGGTTTTTTACGAAATGTAGGCCGCAGCGACAATAACCCGCATGGCTTTTTGATCGAACGTTGGGAAACGGTTGAGAACAAGGACGAACAGTTTAAAAGCACACAGCCATGA
- the traJ gene encoding conjugative transposon protein TraJ: protein MKRKILFTGAAMLILSSAATTASAQDIASSLKGMQPILNNVYNTMIPMCSNLIDAARGIAGFAALWYIASRVWRQIAHAEPLDFYPLLRPFALGMAIMMFPLVISLMNGIMQPIVSATGAMVTNSDNSIALLLKQKQDAIKNSSAYQMYIGDDGQGDRQKWYKYTHPDDQNGQNEGTLASIGNDVKFWMDKQAYNFKNSIKQWMSEILQVLYAAAILCINTIRTFYLIVLAILGPLVFGFAVFDGLQHSLQQWIARYINIFLWLPIANIFGSIIGQVQQQMIKLDISQIQSAGDTFFSSTDTAYLIFLCIGIVGYFSVPSVANYVIHAHGGNGLLTKVTSVAASTVTTTVGAASAAGGAIGDRMEQGGANLINAPKNFMEGYRGAGNSYQKDRLSGKES from the coding sequence ATGAAAAGGAAAATATTATTTACAGGCGCAGCAATGCTCATTTTGAGCAGTGCCGCCACAACAGCGAGTGCACAGGATATCGCCAGCAGCCTCAAAGGGATGCAGCCGATATTGAATAACGTCTACAATACGATGATACCCATGTGCAGCAACCTGATCGACGCTGCAAGAGGGATTGCGGGTTTTGCTGCCTTATGGTATATCGCTTCAAGAGTGTGGCGGCAAATCGCTCATGCGGAACCGCTGGACTTTTACCCGCTCTTACGGCCTTTCGCATTAGGCATGGCGATTATGATGTTCCCGCTCGTTATTAGCTTAATGAATGGCATCATGCAACCCATTGTTTCAGCTACCGGTGCAATGGTAACCAATTCCGATAATAGCATTGCCCTTTTACTCAAACAAAAGCAGGACGCCATAAAGAACAGCAGTGCCTACCAAATGTACATTGGCGACGATGGCCAGGGTGACAGGCAAAAGTGGTATAAGTATACCCATCCTGACGATCAGAACGGCCAGAACGAGGGCACTTTAGCATCTATCGGGAATGACGTAAAATTTTGGATGGACAAGCAAGCCTACAATTTTAAGAACAGCATTAAACAATGGATGTCCGAAATTTTGCAGGTATTATATGCGGCAGCGATACTTTGTATCAACACGATACGCACCTTTTACCTGATCGTACTGGCCATACTTGGCCCGCTCGTATTTGGCTTCGCTGTCTTTGATGGTTTACAGCACTCCTTACAGCAATGGATAGCACGCTATATCAATATCTTTTTGTGGCTGCCTATCGCGAATATCTTCGGCAGTATCATCGGCCAGGTGCAACAGCAAATGATCAAGCTGGATATTTCGCAGATACAAAGCGCAGGTGATACCTTCTTTTCGTCCACAGACACGGCATATTTGATATTTCTCTGCATTGGAATAGTCGGGTATTTCTCGGTACCGAGCGTAGCCAATTATGTGATACATGCACACGGCGGTAATGGTTTATTAACGAAAGTTACCAGTGTAGCGGCGAGCACTGTCACCACGACCGTCGGCGCAGCATCCGCAGCCGGGGGAGCTATTGGCGACCGGATGGAACAAGGCGGTGCCAATCTCATTAATGCACCTAAAAATTTTATGGAGGGCTATCGGGGTGCAGGCAACAGCTATCAAAAAGACCGGCTATCCGGCAAAGAAAGCTAA
- the traM gene encoding conjugative transposon protein TraM: MMTTQEERKRKLLLFLPLLLFPFLALGFYALGGGRNDNQLQTATANKGINTDLPGAKLKTNKSQDKLSLMDNAKRDSASERSKTAAGAFAALGWDTAKFSQKHDPAKTAEANEMQIKNRLAQINQQINQPVPISKSPANDYTASSKSADLERLEKLLQQKQESSEPDPQMQQLNTMLDKIMQIQNPPLVKDKPKSKEAAVPDSAFKAIPAIIDGNQKIPPGGVVRLKLKDTVTINGITFPKGQALSGMCALTNQRLLLDIKNIRLGTTIIPVNLTVFSLDGLAGINAPEAELAGAAGDGANGALENMQFLSMDQSLSTQAATAGISAAKGLLGKKVKKIRVKLKGNETVLLRNNQQK; this comes from the coding sequence ATGATGACAACACAAGAAGAAAGAAAACGGAAATTGTTATTGTTCCTGCCACTTTTGTTATTTCCATTCTTAGCATTAGGGTTCTACGCATTAGGCGGCGGCAGAAACGATAACCAGTTGCAGACGGCTACCGCCAACAAGGGTATCAATACGGATCTTCCCGGCGCAAAATTAAAAACTAATAAGTCCCAGGATAAATTGAGCCTGATGGATAACGCAAAAAGAGACAGTGCTTCCGAACGTTCTAAAACAGCCGCAGGCGCTTTTGCCGCATTAGGTTGGGACACTGCAAAATTTAGCCAAAAGCATGACCCGGCAAAAACAGCCGAAGCTAACGAGATGCAGATCAAAAATCGCCTGGCCCAAATCAATCAGCAGATCAATCAGCCGGTACCTATTAGTAAATCCCCTGCTAATGACTATACGGCCTCGTCAAAGTCTGCTGATCTCGAAAGACTGGAAAAATTGCTGCAACAAAAACAGGAAAGCAGTGAACCAGACCCGCAAATGCAACAACTGAATACCATGCTCGATAAGATCATGCAAATTCAAAACCCACCTTTGGTGAAGGACAAACCCAAATCAAAAGAGGCCGCTGTACCAGACAGCGCATTTAAAGCAATACCGGCAATCATCGACGGCAATCAAAAGATACCGCCAGGCGGTGTTGTCAGATTGAAGCTGAAAGATACGGTTACTATTAACGGCATTACTTTTCCGAAAGGCCAGGCATTATCCGGTATGTGTGCCTTAACTAATCAAAGGCTCTTACTGGATATTAAGAACATCCGTTTAGGCACAACGATCATCCCGGTTAATCTCACCGTGTTTTCGCTCGACGGCCTGGCGGGCATCAATGCGCCGGAAGCGGAATTAGCGGGGGCTGCCGGGGATGGTGCAAATGGCGCTTTGGAAAATATGCAGTTCCTTTCTATGGATCAATCGCTTTCGACACAGGCGGCGACAGCCGGTATTTCGGCGGCAAAAGGGCTGTTGGGTAAAAAGGTCAAAAAGATAAGGGTGAAGCTAAAAGGTAACGAAACGGTCTTACTGCGTAATAATCAGCAAAAATAG
- a CDS encoding PD-(D/E)XK nuclease family protein, with translation MGLESLNNLLQQIQSINTRYLTINELTGENFNVFRILKLESAEVRMHSAFIAELLNPKGSHGQKDTFLKLFIKSFCFKQNDIDTESCTVHVEKHTGLITNNGTEGGRIDILVTDKFQNHIIIENKIYAGDQANQILRYYKYSPKADLIYLSLNGKEPEYYSKEELESGIHYKCFSYGHHIYQWLEACRKEVAVLPIIRESLTQYLNLVKYLTNQTLNETMKNEVAVLMSKSLEASFIIHENLDNACLLLLEQFYDELANIANELKLHYEYNIDFNTNYRGFWFWNEEWKHVGITFQFWSYDKDLVYGFTAKSDPDKVDTPLELPIEIKSALGSLINNKNKENAWWPLYQRIEDPYRNWSKYEAWKAIENGEMAAMVKEKIEYLLKLAAGISL, from the coding sequence ATGGGCTTAGAATCATTAAATAATCTTTTACAGCAGATACAATCCATTAACACTCGTTATTTAACAATTAACGAACTTACCGGTGAAAACTTCAATGTCTTCCGCATACTAAAACTGGAATCCGCTGAAGTCAGAATGCATTCCGCCTTTATTGCCGAACTCTTAAATCCCAAAGGTTCGCATGGGCAAAAAGACACTTTTCTTAAATTATTCATAAAATCATTCTGCTTTAAACAGAATGATATTGATACTGAAAGTTGCACAGTCCATGTTGAAAAGCATACTGGTTTAATCACCAACAATGGCACCGAAGGTGGAAGAATAGATATTTTAGTCACTGACAAATTCCAAAATCATATTATTATTGAAAACAAGATATATGCCGGTGATCAGGCTAACCAAATCTTAAGATATTATAAATATTCCCCAAAGGCAGATCTCATCTATCTCTCATTAAACGGCAAAGAACCTGAATATTATAGCAAGGAAGAACTTGAAAGCGGCATACATTATAAATGTTTCTCCTATGGTCACCATATTTACCAATGGCTGGAAGCGTGTCGCAAAGAAGTTGCCGTTTTACCGATTATCAGGGAGTCCTTAACGCAATATTTAAATCTCGTTAAATACTTAACCAATCAAACTTTAAATGAAACTATGAAAAACGAAGTTGCCGTATTAATGTCAAAAAGTCTTGAAGCCTCATTTATCATACATGAAAATTTAGATAATGCCTGTTTGCTCCTACTTGAACAATTTTATGATGAATTAGCCAATATTGCTAACGAACTGAAATTACACTATGAATATAATATTGACTTTAATACTAATTATAGAGGATTTTGGTTTTGGAATGAGGAATGGAAACATGTAGGCATCACTTTTCAATTTTGGAGTTACGACAAAGATTTGGTTTATGGATTTACAGCTAAGAGCGATCCGGATAAAGTTGATACACCGTTGGAGTTGCCTATTGAGATAAAGTCGGCATTGGGAAGTCTGATAAATAACAAGAATAAAGAAAATGCCTGGTGGCCGCTGTACCAGCGAATCGAAGACCCTTATCGCAACTGGAGTAAATATGAAGCTTGGAAAGCAATAGAAAACGGTGAAATGGCGGCAATGGTAAAAGAAAAAATTGAATATCTTTTAAAACTTGCAGCCGGAATCTCACTATAA
- a CDS encoding helix-turn-helix domain-containing protein codes for MTTSEKPTNQHIGRKISRIRELRGIKQEDLATQLGVSQKTVSRMEQSEVIEDDVLENIAKILGVTTDAIKNFSEEAVINYFNTFNQSVSSSNFGHNNTCTFNPIDKLVELFEENKNLYERLLQAEKEKNELLRDK; via the coding sequence ATGACAACATCTGAAAAACCTACAAACCAACATATAGGCCGAAAAATTAGCCGTATTCGTGAACTAAGGGGGATTAAACAAGAGGATTTAGCTACTCAATTAGGAGTAAGTCAAAAGACCGTATCCCGTATGGAGCAAAGTGAAGTGATTGAAGATGATGTCTTAGAAAATATAGCTAAAATTTTAGGAGTTACCACCGATGCCATTAAGAACTTTTCAGAGGAGGCCGTGATAAATTATTTTAACACTTTTAATCAATCAGTTTCCAGCAGTAATTTTGGCCATAACAACACTTGCACATTTAACCCAATAGATAAATTGGTTGAACTGTTTGAAGAAAATAAAAATTTATACGAACGCTTGTTACAGGCTGAAAAAGAAAAAAATGAATTGCTAAGAGATAAATAA
- a CDS encoding DUF932 domain-containing protein: MTAINNSLVKPKVWQMIGKTISDNATSAEAIQEAGLDFEVVKRSNIHPLPSGINIISDNSYFTFRTDTEAILGDKIGSDYTVIQNTQAFDFFDSIAGGKNLIKYETAGALGYGETIFITAKLPAHIRVGRDDLIDNYLFLTSTHNGTGCITIAFTPVRIWCSNTLNAALRNCTNAVHIRHTASAEEKLKSAHQMLSLSDQLTVELEAIFNRWARVRITDPQVKRLIQLAMIPNKETYQKLKTGKEAELSSHYNNMVSSVFDYAMTANSQQEHTTKGTLFGAYNSITGYFQNVRNFRDEESKFKSIMYGTGSQRGQTAFDLCTDFSKHGTDVLILN; this comes from the coding sequence ATGACAGCAATAAACAACAGCCTTGTTAAGCCCAAAGTGTGGCAGATGATAGGCAAAACTATATCCGATAACGCAACGAGCGCAGAAGCCATACAGGAAGCGGGTTTGGATTTTGAAGTCGTAAAGCGTTCAAATATTCATCCCCTGCCAAGTGGCATAAATATCATATCCGATAACAGCTACTTTACATTCCGTACCGATACCGAGGCGATTTTAGGCGATAAAATCGGCAGTGATTATACGGTCATACAGAATACACAGGCATTTGATTTTTTCGACAGCATCGCAGGGGGTAAAAATCTAATAAAATATGAGACAGCCGGAGCGTTGGGCTACGGGGAGACAATATTCATTACCGCCAAGCTACCCGCACATATCAGGGTTGGCAGGGACGATTTAATTGACAATTACCTGTTTTTGACTTCAACCCACAACGGTACAGGCTGTATAACCATTGCATTTACCCCCGTGCGCATTTGGTGTTCAAATACGCTTAATGCTGCTTTAAGGAACTGCACCAATGCCGTACATATCAGGCATACGGCAAGCGCAGAAGAAAAGCTAAAAAGCGCACATCAAATGTTAAGCTTATCCGACCAACTGACTGTTGAACTGGAGGCGATATTTAACCGATGGGCGAGGGTTAGGATAACCGACCCGCAGGTAAAACGGTTGATACAGTTAGCCATGATACCGAATAAGGAAACTTACCAAAAGCTAAAAACAGGTAAGGAAGCCGAACTATCAAGCCATTATAACAATATGGTAAGCAGTGTTTTTGATTATGCCATGACCGCTAATAGCCAACAGGAACACACCACCAAAGGCACGTTGTTCGGGGCATATAACAGTATCACGGGGTATTTTCAAAACGTCCGCAATTTCAGGGACGAAGAAAGCAAATTTAAAAGCATCATGTATGGAACGGGTTCACAAAGGGGACAAACCGCCTTTGATCTCTGTACGGATTTCTCCAAACACGGCACGGATGTCCTCATACTAAATTAA
- a CDS encoding LytR/AlgR family response regulator transcription factor, with product MIKCIIVDDEQHAIDILLEYTKDIPWLNIKLATTDPLELIAFLHNEDIDLVFLDINMPKLSGIDLLKLLNISSDGPPFFVLTTAYSKYALDSYEYGALDYLMKPISLDRFLKTVNRVQNLLNKASITTEDERDSYFFVKVDTKNKMIKVNNNDILYIEGLKNYVTIYTIHEKIVSMLNMKDLEERLRLKDFIRVHRSYIIPVKRIKKIDGNRIFLDNITGYIPLGLSYKLKFANFLLRNSFK from the coding sequence ATGATTAAATGTATAATTGTTGATGATGAACAACATGCCATTGATATCCTATTGGAATACACTAAGGATATTCCTTGGCTAAATATCAAATTAGCAACTACAGACCCTCTTGAACTCATTGCGTTTTTACATAATGAGGACATCGATTTGGTATTTCTGGATATAAACATGCCAAAACTTTCTGGTATTGACCTTTTAAAACTATTAAACATTTCTTCAGACGGGCCTCCATTCTTTGTTTTAACTACAGCATATTCGAAATATGCGCTAGATAGTTATGAATATGGCGCTTTAGACTATTTAATGAAGCCCATTTCATTAGATCGGTTTTTAAAAACTGTAAATCGAGTACAAAATTTACTCAATAAGGCGAGTATTACAACAGAAGATGAAAGGGATAGCTACTTTTTTGTAAAGGTGGACACTAAAAACAAAATGATTAAGGTAAATAATAATGACATCCTTTACATTGAAGGGTTAAAAAATTACGTTACCATATACACAATTCACGAAAAAATCGTTTCCATGTTAAATATGAAAGATCTGGAAGAACGATTAAGATTAAAAGATTTTATCCGTGTTCACCGTTCTTATATTATCCCTGTTAAAAGAATTAAGAAAATTGACGGAAACAGAATATTTCTGGATAATATTACAGGTTATATCCCCTTGGGCTTGTCATACAAATTAAAATTTGCAAACTTTTTACTCCGTAATAGTTTTAAATAG
- a CDS encoding HEPN domain-containing protein, which translates to MKITELKIVGDMIAEKISVEKIYCVSHADNNTHHLIIIIPASCGTKFTELEPFVRMATNASKNITYTFYQTGEIRAALKKGNLLFHLACTEDNLLYNKKDSLDLPQSKAENLLEWKREANVQFEDGAAKAMAFLDGANFYSEKNDTGLTVFMLHQFIELTYRTLELALLAKEKKTHSITLHQALVSPLLPQIGLLFPDNTSEEKEILKTLNNAYSAVRYEQNHQVNEAFIPTLFHRAYLLQKRAASIISDLNALLDVKIKDAEIFEESAQDNQAAYTEKSISQELQSTHLQTAHQAIFINNGTGNYINAVNCSIKKVRSSSGCDNDLIASLKENTTTPRKLKPELEKVVALILEHLNPDQIYIFGSLKVESSNVHLFNVKEPFANTDLHYDLLAISPLLNPYGTNIQSIINGVNGVTINLFVHTKEDALKKLENQNRFFHTVFKHGDLVYSREPLFDQESITWVTKDDNRSQTVAYSERRIFRATAILKAVELIKDDVFEVTVALLSQSLEQACLGLIYNFLGYSPNLHSLSHLLSICKIFWPENEDFFPIQKAYDKKLLAILSQSHSALRYGSGKSIDPDELNEIYSRVETFVIRAEKLYLTTLSEVEIEDYEAVK; encoded by the coding sequence ATGAAAATAACAGAATTAAAAATAGTCGGGGACATGATAGCTGAAAAGATTTCAGTTGAAAAAATTTATTGCGTAAGTCACGCGGATAACAATACGCATCACCTAATAATCATAATTCCTGCCAGTTGCGGGACTAAATTTACTGAATTGGAACCGTTTGTTAGAATGGCTACCAACGCAAGTAAAAACATCACTTACACATTTTACCAAACAGGTGAAATCAGGGCAGCCTTAAAAAAAGGCAATCTTCTATTCCATTTAGCTTGTACTGAGGATAATCTGCTTTACAACAAAAAGGACAGTCTCGATTTACCGCAAAGCAAAGCTGAAAATTTATTGGAATGGAAACGTGAGGCAAACGTACAGTTTGAGGACGGAGCGGCAAAGGCTATGGCTTTTTTGGATGGTGCCAATTTTTATAGTGAGAAAAACGACACGGGCTTAACCGTGTTTATGCTCCACCAGTTTATAGAGTTGACATATAGGACACTGGAATTAGCTCTACTTGCCAAGGAGAAAAAAACACATAGCATTACACTACATCAGGCTCTTGTTTCTCCATTACTCCCGCAGATTGGCTTATTATTCCCGGACAACACATCCGAAGAAAAAGAAATATTGAAAACGCTTAATAATGCTTATTCTGCAGTTAGATATGAGCAAAACCATCAAGTAAACGAAGCATTTATACCAACCTTGTTTCACCGGGCTTATCTATTGCAAAAAAGAGCAGCAAGCATTATCAGCGACCTTAATGCCTTACTTGATGTAAAAATTAAAGACGCCGAAATCTTTGAAGAAAGTGCCCAGGATAACCAAGCAGCCTATACAGAAAAGTCAATTTCGCAAGAACTTCAATCAACACATTTACAAACCGCTCATCAGGCGATCTTTATAAATAACGGAACTGGAAATTATATCAATGCAGTAAATTGCAGCATTAAGAAAGTAAGGAGTTCCAGCGGTTGCGACAACGATTTGATAGCATCGTTGAAAGAAAATACAACAACGCCGAGAAAACTTAAACCAGAATTGGAAAAGGTAGTAGCATTAATTCTTGAACATCTCAACCCCGATCAGATATATATCTTCGGCAGCCTAAAAGTTGAATCGAGTAATGTACATTTATTCAATGTAAAGGAACCGTTTGCTAATACCGATTTGCATTACGATCTGCTGGCAATAAGCCCCTTATTAAATCCTTACGGCACCAATATTCAAAGTATCATAAATGGGGTTAATGGTGTAACAATCAATTTATTTGTTCATACAAAGGAAGATGCCCTAAAGAAACTGGAAAACCAAAATAGATTTTTTCATACGGTGTTCAAACACGGTGATTTAGTGTATTCAAGAGAACCTCTCTTTGACCAAGAAAGCATCACCTGGGTAACCAAAGATGACAACCGTAGTCAGACCGTAGCGTATTCCGAAAGGAGAATTTTTCGGGCTACTGCTATTTTAAAGGCCGTAGAACTCATAAAAGACGATGTATTTGAAGTAACAGTGGCTTTGTTGTCGCAAAGCTTAGAACAAGCCTGCTTAGGGCTAATCTACAATTTCTTAGGTTATTCACCCAACCTGCATAGCTTATCACATCTGCTAAGCATCTGTAAAATATTTTGGCCTGAAAATGAAGATTTCTTCCCTATACAAAAAGCCTATGATAAAAAATTACTGGCGATACTATCGCAAAGCCATTCAGCACTTCGCTACGGTTCCGGAAAATCGATTGACCCTGACGAATTAAACGAAATTTATTCGAGGGTTGAAACTTTTGTAATAAGGGCTGAAAAACTCTATTTAACTACTCTTTCGGAAGTTGAGATTGAAGACTACGAGGCGGTAAAATAA
- a CDS encoding histone H1 yields MSKIAKLKDLVSSAEADATKFYEKGNSTAGTRLRKALQEIKVTAQEIRQDVTTKKKAN; encoded by the coding sequence ATGAGTAAGATCGCAAAATTGAAAGACTTGGTTTCTTCAGCAGAAGCTGATGCTACAAAGTTCTATGAAAAAGGAAACAGTACAGCCGGTACCAGGCTCCGCAAAGCCTTACAGGAAATCAAGGTTACGGCACAGGAAATCCGTCAGGATGTAACCACTAAGAAAAAAGCCAACTAA
- a CDS encoding sensor histidine kinase, which yields MSEYIFPKKNSFSFWGIAFFKLILVVNIYLLGSGFLSIYIYPIIENISKPQFTSVFTNMFIAERLWRVVYFIGLGTGFGFAKRAVLTERKLRMVEEQHFQKTLDEKELKRIIADTQLAFIKSQVNPHFLYNTLNFFYSNIYPLSKPLAKSLLILSDMMRYALKNQENNGLVELKLELEHIQNYIYLNQLRFNSKLQIIYQVTGDPDQKRIVSFLLITLVENAFKYGDLTDELNPMVIRIDIRMDETSILIRNKKNLLGHKFESSGNGLKLLKGQLNIIYKRNYYFHVEEDNVNYECHLKLNLDND from the coding sequence GTGTCAGAATATATTTTCCCAAAAAAAAATTCATTTTCTTTTTGGGGAATAGCTTTTTTTAAACTCATTTTAGTTGTAAACATCTATTTATTAGGCTCTGGTTTCCTATCTATTTATATATATCCAATAATAGAAAATATTAGTAAGCCTCAGTTTACTAGTGTATTTACCAACATGTTTATCGCTGAGCGGTTATGGCGTGTGGTTTATTTTATCGGATTAGGTACCGGCTTTGGGTTTGCGAAAAGGGCCGTACTAACAGAAAGGAAACTTAGGATGGTTGAAGAACAACATTTCCAAAAAACGCTTGACGAAAAAGAGTTAAAGAGAATCATTGCAGACACCCAGTTGGCTTTTATCAAATCACAGGTAAATCCTCATTTTTTATATAATACACTCAATTTCTTTTACTCTAACATTTATCCATTGTCGAAACCTTTAGCAAAATCTCTATTAATTCTTTCTGACATGATGCGATATGCGTTGAAGAACCAGGAAAATAATGGATTAGTTGAGCTAAAATTAGAACTAGAACACATTCAGAATTATATTTACTTAAATCAACTTCGTTTTAATTCTAAGTTACAGATCATTTACCAGGTAACAGGTGACCCGGATCAAAAAAGGATTGTATCTTTTTTATTGATAACCTTAGTAGAAAATGCTTTTAAATATGGTGACCTGACGGATGAGCTAAATCCGATGGTGATAAGAATTGACATACGTATGGATGAAACCAGCATCCTTATTCGTAATAAAAAGAATTTACTCGGTCATAAATTTGAATCGTCAGGAAATGGTTTAAAATTATTGAAAGGGCAATTGAATATTATCTATAAACGAAACTATTATTTTCACGTAGAAGAAGATAACGTCAATTATGAATGCCATTTGAAACTAAACCTTGATAATGATTAA
- a CDS encoding TerB family tellurite resistance protein: protein MESIKRPVKPTILKKVWLGLICGLMCTLSFQCANAQISTGQDMQQLLLDIEKLTQFKAILSDMQQGYSILTQGYGQVKDLSQGNFNLHSIFLNALLQVNPEIAKYARVADIIADEANILTEYKKAYRQFQGGGHFNADELNYLAKVYAQLTGAALNDVNDLANVITASKMRMSDDERLLAIDRIYASSNDKLSFLRDFNSRVSVMALQRQQEQNEVNNLKTLYP from the coding sequence ATGGAATCGATTAAAAGACCTGTTAAGCCCACCATTTTAAAAAAGGTTTGGCTTGGACTGATCTGCGGTTTGATGTGCACTTTAAGCTTTCAGTGCGCCAACGCACAAATATCTACTGGTCAGGATATGCAGCAACTGTTACTGGATATTGAAAAGCTGACCCAGTTTAAAGCTATTCTTTCAGATATGCAACAGGGCTATTCTATTTTGACGCAAGGTTATGGACAGGTAAAAGATCTGTCACAAGGGAATTTCAACCTGCATTCGATCTTTTTGAACGCTTTATTGCAGGTCAACCCCGAAATAGCCAAATATGCAAGGGTGGCGGACATCATAGCCGACGAAGCGAACATCTTAACGGAATACAAAAAAGCTTACAGGCAGTTTCAGGGCGGGGGGCATTTCAATGCCGATGAGCTTAACTATCTGGCAAAAGTTTACGCCCAACTCACGGGTGCGGCGCTTAACGATGTGAACGACCTGGCCAACGTTATTACCGCTTCTAAAATGCGGATGAGCGACGACGAACGGCTATTGGCAATTGACCGCATTTACGCTTCGAGCAATGATAAACTGTCATTTCTAAGAGATTTTAACAGCCGTGTAAGCGTCATGGCGCTGCAACGCCAGCAGGAACAGAACGAAGTCAATAACTTAAAAACGCTGTACCCATGA